One genomic region from uncultured Subdoligranulum sp. encodes:
- a CDS encoding glycosyltransferase family 2 protein: MPQVGIVISNYNGWQDTVRCLESLDKQTFRDFEIILLDDASTNDSVQQLGQHLTANTVFLPQRENTGFAAVNNLGMRRALADGCDWVLLLNNDTVAAPDFVETLLRETPAGAVSCPKMLFMDPPDEIWFAGGTLDRVTGKVKHLGGHAKDGPAFAEKKQVSFITFCCVLLPRQVIEQVGFLDETLFMYCEDVDYCIRLADAGVPLWFLPDAKIWHKAGGSAGGMLSVYYITRNTLYLTCKGKSRLYCRARTVGPLLTGAARYALTKMLGRKKGRSYGAFRGALDFWRGRMGRMA, from the coding sequence ATGCCACAGGTCGGAATCGTCATCTCCAATTATAACGGCTGGCAGGATACCGTCCGCTGCCTGGAAAGTCTGGACAAGCAGACCTTCCGGGACTTTGAGATCATTCTGCTGGACGATGCCTCCACCAACGACTCGGTGCAGCAGCTGGGACAGCATCTGACGGCCAACACGGTCTTTCTGCCCCAGCGGGAGAACACCGGCTTTGCGGCGGTGAACAACCTGGGCATGCGCCGGGCGCTGGCCGACGGCTGCGACTGGGTGCTGCTGCTCAATAACGATACGGTGGCGGCTCCCGATTTTGTGGAGACGCTGCTGCGGGAAACCCCGGCCGGGGCGGTGAGCTGTCCCAAGATGCTCTTCATGGACCCGCCGGATGAGATCTGGTTTGCGGGCGGCACATTGGACCGCGTCACCGGCAAGGTGAAACACCTGGGTGGCCACGCCAAGGACGGCCCCGCTTTTGCCGAGAAAAAGCAGGTGAGCTTCATCACCTTCTGCTGTGTGCTGCTGCCGCGGCAGGTCATCGAGCAGGTGGGCTTTCTGGACGAAACCCTCTTCATGTACTGCGAGGATGTGGACTACTGCATCCGTCTGGCCGACGCCGGGGTACCGCTGTGGTTTCTGCCCGACGCCAAGATCTGGCACAAGGCGGGCGGCAGCGCCGGCGGCATGCTGTCGGTGTACTACATCACCCGCAACACGCTGTATCTGACCTGCAAGGGCAAAAGCAGATTGTACTGTCGGGCCAGAACCGTGGGGCCGCTGCTCACCGGGGCGGCGCGGTATGCGTTGACCAAGATGCTGGGCCGCAAAAAGGGACGCAGTTACGGCGCCTTCCGGGGTGCGCTGGATTTCTGGCGCGGCCGGATGGGCCGGATGGCCTGA
- a CDS encoding DegT/DnrJ/EryC1/StrS family aminotransferase, whose translation MSNQPISVPFVSFRPLEKELDADLRGAFDRVLANSWYIEGREDEAFEKAFAAYCGADYCVGCGNGLDSLVLILKALGIGPGDEVIVPSNTFIATVLAISYAGAEPVLVEPRLATYNLDPDRIEAAITPRTKAIMAVHLYGQCAEMDAICTIAQAHDLKVIEDAAQAHGATWQGRRAGSLGDAAGFSFYPGKNLGALGDAGCVTTSDPDLAKKVRALGNYGSDYKYHHIYKGQNSRLDELQAAFLAAKLPHLDRMNAERRRIAARYCAGITNPAVVLPTVAPGCEHVYHIFAVRCKSRDALEAHLHDLGIGTNKHYPTPIHLQGAYRELGLGAGALPIAEEISATELSLPMYYGMTEEQVQAVIDAVNSFKE comes from the coding sequence ATGTCCAATCAGCCGATTTCCGTGCCGTTCGTCTCCTTCCGCCCGCTGGAGAAGGAACTGGACGCCGACCTGCGGGGAGCCTTTGACCGGGTCCTGGCCAACAGCTGGTACATCGAGGGCCGGGAGGACGAAGCCTTCGAGAAGGCCTTTGCGGCCTACTGTGGGGCAGATTACTGCGTGGGCTGCGGCAACGGTCTGGATTCGCTGGTGCTGATTCTCAAGGCGCTGGGCATCGGCCCGGGGGACGAAGTCATCGTGCCGTCCAATACCTTCATCGCCACTGTGCTGGCCATCAGCTATGCGGGGGCGGAACCGGTGCTGGTGGAACCCAGACTGGCCACCTACAACCTGGACCCCGACCGCATCGAGGCCGCCATCACCCCCCGCACCAAAGCCATCATGGCGGTGCACCTCTACGGTCAGTGCGCCGAGATGGACGCCATCTGCACCATCGCCCAGGCCCACGACCTCAAGGTCATCGAGGATGCCGCCCAGGCCCACGGCGCCACCTGGCAGGGCCGCCGCGCGGGCAGCCTGGGAGATGCCGCCGGGTTCAGCTTCTACCCCGGCAAGAACCTGGGCGCCCTGGGGGATGCGGGCTGTGTGACCACCAGCGACCCCGACCTGGCCAAGAAGGTGCGGGCGCTGGGCAACTACGGCAGCGACTACAAGTACCATCATATCTATAAAGGGCAGAATTCCCGTCTGGATGAGCTGCAGGCCGCTTTCCTGGCCGCCAAGCTGCCCCACCTGGACCGGATGAACGCCGAACGCCGCCGCATTGCGGCCCGCTACTGCGCCGGCATTACCAACCCGGCGGTGGTCCTGCCCACCGTGGCGCCGGGGTGTGAACATGTCTATCATATCTTCGCGGTGCGCTGCAAAAGCCGCGACGCCCTGGAAGCCCATCTGCATGACTTGGGTATCGGCACCAACAAGCACTATCCCACGCCGATCCACCTCCAGGGTGCCTACCGGGAACTGGGTCTCGGGGCCGGGGCGCTGCCCATCGCCGAGGAAATCTCCGCCACCGAGCTCAGCCTGCCCATGTACTACGGCATGACGGAGGAACAGGTGCAGGCCGTCATCGACGCCGTCAATTCGTTTAAGGAGTAA
- the asnB gene encoding asparagine synthase (glutamine-hydrolyzing), with amino-acid sequence MCGIVGFAEEHHDPAEARRILQGMAALIRHRGPDGEGLYADDRAALGHRRLSIIDLEGGGQPMFNEDGSLVVVFNGEIYNYRELARQLSAAGHTFATRSDTEVLLHGWEQWGRALPGKLRGMFAFVLWDRTTGTLFGARDLFGIKPLYYYRRGELLLFASEIKAFLAHPGFVKRFNEDRLPDYLSSEYLPGDETLFTGVYELLPGHCFTWQAGRLTLARYGKIRYHIREGRSLEEWAERIDKAFTGSVAAHKVADVEVGCFLSGGVDSTLTACKASQQQNRLQCFSVGYAEEAYSELPAARQAAKALGVPCTETTVSAGEFFAANRAIQWYLDEPMPNPAEVPLYFLCKSARQRVKVVLSGEGADELFGGYPLYCQGVHAQAWQRLPKGVRRLAARLVPGCGFFRRGAVSRWQRCARANYVFADPAERDRYLKRHYTSQTPAQRFKPWFDQVRGLDEATALQWVDLHTWLPRDILRKADRMSMAHSLELRVPFLDREVLAVAMELPRTCRCTRRKTKVALRAAAARSLPPELAKRKKRGFPVPLADWLRQDTYYTMVREKFVGPVAERFFNTRALCDLLEAHRTGKVNAMTKIWSFYCFIVWYELYFVEDFPPRF; translated from the coding sequence ATGTGCGGCATTGTGGGTTTTGCCGAAGAACACCATGACCCCGCCGAAGCCCGCCGCATCCTGCAGGGGATGGCGGCGCTGATCCGGCACCGGGGCCCCGACGGGGAGGGACTCTACGCCGACGACCGGGCGGCCCTGGGCCACCGGCGGCTTTCCATCATCGACCTGGAGGGCGGCGGCCAGCCCATGTTCAACGAGGACGGCAGCCTGGTGGTGGTCTTCAACGGGGAAATCTACAACTACCGGGAACTGGCCCGGCAGCTGTCGGCGGCAGGGCATACCTTTGCCACCCGGTCGGACACCGAGGTGCTGCTCCATGGCTGGGAGCAGTGGGGCAGGGCGCTGCCCGGCAAGCTGCGGGGCATGTTCGCCTTCGTGCTGTGGGACCGCACCACCGGCACGCTGTTCGGCGCGCGGGATCTCTTCGGCATCAAGCCGCTCTACTACTATCGCCGTGGGGAATTGCTGCTCTTTGCCAGCGAGATCAAGGCGTTCCTGGCCCATCCGGGGTTTGTGAAGCGGTTCAATGAGGACCGCCTGCCCGATTACCTGAGCAGTGAGTACCTGCCCGGGGACGAAACCCTCTTCACCGGCGTCTATGAGCTGCTGCCGGGGCACTGTTTCACCTGGCAGGCCGGGCGGCTGACGTTGGCGCGGTACGGCAAGATCCGCTACCACATCCGGGAGGGCCGCAGTCTGGAGGAATGGGCGGAGCGCATCGACAAGGCCTTCACCGGCAGCGTGGCCGCCCACAAGGTGGCCGACGTGGAGGTGGGGTGTTTTCTCTCCGGCGGGGTGGACTCCACCCTGACGGCCTGCAAGGCGTCCCAGCAACAGAACCGTCTGCAATGCTTCTCGGTGGGCTACGCGGAGGAAGCCTACTCCGAATTGCCGGCCGCCCGCCAGGCAGCAAAGGCCCTGGGCGTGCCCTGCACCGAGACCACCGTCAGCGCCGGGGAATTCTTTGCGGCCAACCGGGCCATCCAGTGGTATCTGGACGAACCCATGCCCAACCCGGCGGAGGTGCCCCTCTATTTTCTCTGCAAAAGTGCCCGGCAGCGGGTCAAGGTGGTGCTCTCGGGGGAGGGCGCCGATGAGCTGTTCGGCGGCTATCCGCTCTACTGCCAGGGGGTGCATGCCCAGGCCTGGCAGCGCCTGCCAAAAGGGGTGCGGCGGCTGGCGGCCCGGCTGGTCCCGGGCTGCGGATTTTTCCGCCGGGGTGCTGTGAGCCGCTGGCAGCGCTGCGCCCGGGCCAACTATGTCTTTGCCGACCCGGCGGAGCGGGACCGTTACCTCAAGCGGCACTACACCTCCCAGACGCCCGCCCAGCGGTTCAAGCCCTGGTTTGACCAGGTGCGGGGGCTGGACGAGGCCACCGCGCTGCAGTGGGTGGACCTGCATACCTGGCTGCCCCGGGACATCCTGCGCAAGGCCGACCGAATGAGCATGGCCCACAGCCTGGAGCTGAGGGTGCCCTTCCTGGACCGGGAGGTACTGGCGGTGGCCATGGAACTGCCCCGGACCTGCCGCTGTACCCGCCGCAAAACCAAGGTGGCGCTGCGGGCGGCCGCGGCCCGCAGTCTGCCCCCCGAACTGGCCAAGCGGAAAAAACGGGGGTTCCCGGTGCCGCTGGCCGACTGGCTGCGCCAGGACACCTACTACACCATGGTGCGGGAAAAGTTCGTGGGCCCGGTGGCCGAGCGTTTTTTCAATACCCGGGCGCTGTGCGATCTTCTGGAAGCCCACCGCACCGGCAAGGTCAACGCCATGACCAAGATCTGGAGCTTTTACTGCTTCATCGTGTGGTATGAACTCTACTTTGTGGAGGATTTTCCGCCCCGATTCTGA
- a CDS encoding ATP-grasp domain-containing protein, protein MAGVLPVLLGGDANVYGMARSFYEAYGVHSVAVCKRALPALAHSRLVKAAVENPRLEEDSVFTAALIALAEAHPDRTCLLISCADGYTMQLARCREALAPYYKFACPAPATVQSLGTKEGFARVCTEHGLRTPRSVTLPCGERVPELPFAGPVVVKPADSPAYWNCRFAGKRKVYLTQDAAELAAVVDTVRQGGYAGDLLLQEYIPGPDTALGVVNAYCAKDGSVPWMVQGQVLLQERTPEGIGNYAAILTEPARQDTALLAALAALLRRSGWRGYANFDFKYDRSGEPVLFEMNPRQGRASYFCTAAGASLALPPVEDLVQQDAVTLPMLRPSVWYTAPWGIVRRYCPDKSLLQRADSLRRRGRGRCHLLAPGEGPARRVWFAVRQGAYRRKMKKSF, encoded by the coding sequence GTGGCCGGGGTTTTGCCTGTTCTGCTGGGGGGCGATGCCAACGTCTACGGCATGGCGCGCAGCTTTTATGAGGCCTACGGGGTGCACAGCGTGGCGGTCTGCAAGCGGGCGCTGCCGGCACTGGCCCACAGCCGGCTGGTGAAAGCGGCGGTGGAAAATCCCCGTCTCGAGGAGGACTCCGTTTTCACGGCGGCGCTCATCGCCCTGGCCGAGGCCCACCCTGACCGGACCTGCCTGCTGATCTCCTGTGCCGACGGCTATACCATGCAGCTGGCCCGCTGCCGGGAGGCTCTGGCGCCCTACTATAAGTTTGCCTGCCCCGCCCCGGCAACGGTACAGTCCCTCGGCACCAAGGAAGGCTTCGCCCGGGTCTGCACCGAACACGGGCTGCGCACGCCGCGCAGCGTGACGCTGCCCTGCGGGGAGCGGGTGCCCGAACTGCCCTTTGCCGGGCCGGTCGTCGTCAAGCCGGCGGATTCCCCGGCTTACTGGAACTGCCGGTTTGCCGGCAAGCGCAAGGTCTACCTCACCCAGGATGCGGCGGAACTGGCGGCGGTGGTGGATACCGTCCGGCAGGGCGGGTATGCGGGCGATCTGCTGCTCCAGGAATACATCCCCGGCCCCGACACGGCCCTGGGGGTGGTGAACGCCTACTGCGCTAAGGACGGCAGTGTACCCTGGATGGTGCAGGGGCAGGTGCTTCTGCAGGAGCGCACGCCGGAGGGCATCGGCAACTACGCGGCCATTCTGACCGAACCCGCCCGGCAGGACACCGCCCTGCTGGCGGCGCTGGCAGCCCTTTTGCGCCGGAGCGGCTGGCGGGGCTACGCCAACTTCGATTTCAAATACGACCGCAGCGGGGAACCGGTCCTCTTCGAGATGAATCCCCGGCAGGGGCGGGCGTCCTATTTCTGTACGGCAGCGGGGGCCAGTCTGGCTTTGCCGCCGGTGGAGGACCTGGTACAGCAGGATGCCGTCACGCTGCCCATGCTGCGCCCCTCGGTGTGGTACACGGCGCCCTGGGGCATTGTGCGGCGGTACTGCCCCGACAAGAGTCTTCTGCAGCGGGCGGACAGTCTGCGCCGCCGGGGCCGGGGGCGGTGCCATCTGCTGGCCCCGGGGGAGGGCCCGGCCCGGCGGGTCTGGTTCGCGGTGCGGCAGGGCGCTTACCGCCGCAAGATGAAGAAGTCATTCTGA
- a CDS encoding helix-turn-helix domain-containing protein yields MTLGENIQAARKQKGLSQEALAEQVGVSRQALGKWEKDTALPSLENLQALAAVLDVSVDALLGTAHPDGTPEPALTLDTLRALLDARDAEKRRGIRLWGGAALAVAALLFCGILGTAWQYNRQVQALQESYALAQQQFSATQSELSARMEELQAAVRQGEATVLDWSWQPIDRVVHDLDGSWVPVSVSVTPRTATDGMTGQLVVVHQGGRYDGTTELMAMSLGADGVYRVERGLIFTVGETVDLSVQWQSAGGTTTNEPLGTVACTEEAFRPQIIWAGSGDSFSYGYRTREEDGQTLLTLTSYPVELEVDAPVWMEVQTVEVDLRLDGAAGEPAATAVLECAGWSESGDRRAAVWRGTFLTGSAQNGWPYEGGAADFVARVTSVNGNAWTSIRPLAERQ; encoded by the coding sequence ATGACGCTGGGAGAGAACATCCAGGCCGCGCGCAAACAGAAGGGGCTCAGCCAGGAAGCGCTGGCCGAGCAGGTGGGGGTCAGCCGGCAGGCGCTGGGCAAGTGGGAGAAGGACACCGCCCTGCCCAGTCTGGAAAACCTGCAGGCGCTGGCCGCTGTGCTGGACGTGAGCGTGGATGCCCTGCTGGGCACCGCCCACCCAGACGGCACCCCCGAACCGGCCCTGACGCTGGACACCCTGCGGGCTTTGCTGGATGCCCGGGACGCCGAAAAGCGGCGGGGCATCCGGCTGTGGGGCGGTGCGGCTTTGGCTGTGGCGGCGCTGCTTTTCTGCGGCATTCTGGGAACGGCCTGGCAGTACAACCGCCAGGTGCAGGCCCTGCAGGAGAGTTATGCCCTGGCACAGCAGCAGTTTTCTGCCACCCAGAGTGAGCTTTCCGCCCGGATGGAGGAACTGCAGGCGGCGGTGCGGCAGGGGGAAGCCACCGTGCTGGACTGGAGCTGGCAGCCCATCGACCGGGTCGTCCATGACCTGGACGGGAGCTGGGTGCCGGTGAGCGTTTCGGTGACGCCCCGCACCGCCACCGACGGCATGACCGGCCAGCTGGTGGTGGTCCACCAGGGCGGCCGGTACGACGGCACCACCGAACTGATGGCCATGTCCCTGGGGGCCGACGGCGTCTACCGGGTGGAACGGGGCCTTATTTTCACTGTGGGGGAGACGGTGGACCTCTCGGTACAGTGGCAGAGTGCCGGTGGTACCACCACCAACGAACCGCTGGGTACGGTGGCGTGCACCGAGGAAGCTTTCCGTCCGCAGATCATCTGGGCCGGCTCCGGCGACAGCTTTTCCTACGGATACCGCACCCGGGAAGAGGATGGCCAGACGCTGCTGACGCTGACCAGCTACCCGGTGGAACTGGAGGTGGATGCGCCGGTCTGGATGGAGGTGCAGACGGTGGAGGTGGACCTTCGGCTGGACGGCGCCGCCGGGGAACCGGCAGCCACCGCGGTGCTGGAATGTGCAGGATGGAGCGAGAGCGGCGACCGCCGCGCGGCGGTGTGGCGCGGAACCTTCCTCACGGGCAGCGCACAGAATGGCTGGCCTTATGAAGGCGGCGCGGCGGACTTTGTGGCGCGGGTCACCAGCGTAAACGGCAACGCCTGGACCAGCATCCGCCCCCTCGCCGAGCGGCAGTAA